GGCAGCTGGTCGAGGATGCGCCCGACCTTCTCAGCGAGGCAACGGACCTCATGAGACAGTTTCAGCAGATAGCGGGGCCGGAAAATCAGGCCTATGTGAAGAACATCCTTTCCAACCTGAGCGATGCCTCCGGCGGGCTGGACCGGGCGCTTGCCGATTTCTCCGAGATCACCAAGACCGTGGCGGATGCGACCGAACAGATCGCCGGCTTCGGCGAACGGCTCGACACGCTGGGTGAGGCGGCGGGAACGACGTTGAGCAACGTTGACAATACGCTGGCTTCGGCAACGGGGGCGTTGGATTCTGCCAAGGCGGCGATCGACACCACGGATACCGCCATCGGCAGCGCGGGCGCCGCTTTTGCTCAGGCCGAGGCGATCATGCGCGATCAGGTGCCGCAGATCGTCGCGCAGATATCCCAGACGGTGGATGCGCTGAACCGGGCGGTTGCCGATGTCTCCGAGCGCTCTGTGACCACGCTTGACGGGTTCGACCGGACGGCGGCGCTTCTGAACGCCCGCTTGCAGGAGCTGGAGCAGACCTTGTCGGATGCCAGCACCTCCTTCACTTCCGTAACGGATGCGTCCGAGACCGTCAGTTCGCTGTTCGCGGGCGATGGCACGGTTCTGGTGGCGGAGGCGCGCGAGGTTCTGGCCAGCGCGCAAAGCGCGATCTCCACCATCGAGGCGGTCGTAAATCAGGACGTGCCTGCCGTCGTCGAGGATATCCGCAGCGCGGTCTCTTCTGCCTCGGTCGCCGTGGATAATGCCGCGCGCGATCTCACTGATTTCACTGCGGGGCTGACACCCTTGACCGACGATACACGAACCGCCGTCAACGCGGCGACGGAGTGGTTCGAGCGCGCCAACAGCACGCTCACCAGCATCGACCGATCCGTGGTTGCGGCAGACCGCGCCCTGCGGTCGGCGGAAGTGGCCTTCGACAGTGCCGATGAGGTGATCTCGACCGATCTGGGGCCGGTGCTGGCCGATATTCGCGTGGCCACAGACCAGATCGGCGGTGCGGCCAGCCGGATATCGGAGGATCTGCCGCAGATTTCCACCGATCTGCGTGCATTGATCCGCCGCGCGGATGATGTCGTCGCGCAGGTTCAGACGACGGTTTCCGCCGCCGCACCCGGCATCCGCGATTTTACCTCAAACGGCCTGAACGACCTTGGCCGGCTCAGCGCCGAAGCGCGCGCATTGGTCAATTCGCTCGAAACGCTGGTGCGCCGCATTGAAAGAGATCCTGCACGTTTCCTTCTGGATGACCGCGTGCCCGAATACCGGAGATGACACGATGAACATCACGACCCTTTCCCGCCGCGCCGTGATCCTGGGCGCCGCGGCCAGCCTAGGCGGGTGCAGCGCGCTCTCCTCCCTCAACGAGGCGGCGAGGCCCCTCGACACCTACGATCTGTCGCCTGCCGCAGGCTCGAGCGCGGGGCGCAGGTCGGGCCAGACCTTGGTGGTGGCGCTGCCCAACGCCCCCGCTTCGGTCGCAACCGATAGGATCATGGTAAAACCAAGCGCAGCCGCGGTGACCTATCTGCCCGAGGCGCGCTGGTCCGATGAATTGCCCGCGCTGGTGCAGTCGCTGCTGGTCCGCTCGATCGCCGGAACCGGCCGGATGGGATATGTCGGTCCGGCGCAGGCGGGGCCTGTGCCCGATCTGGCGCTCCTGTCGCGCATCGATGCCTTTCAGGTCGAGATCACCGGCGAGACGGTGACGGCCAAGATCGATATCAGTCTGAGCTTGCTGCGCGACAGGGATCAAAGCGTGATCAAGACGGCGGCCTTTCAAGACGAGGCCGTCGCGACCGACGATTCACCTGCCGCCATCGTGGCGGCGTTTCAGGCGATGCTCGACACGCTTTTGCCGCAGATGGCGACATGGTCCGCCGGGGGCTGAAAGGCCGATCTTTGCGGTGCGGGCCACTTCCCCCAACGCGCGCGATCTGCGCCTTTCCCGATTGCCCTCCTTCATCTGGTTGCCTGACCGCATCGCGGGTCCAGCGAAGCGCGTGAAGGGCTACTTTCCGGCCTTCTTTTTGAGGCATTCCTTGGGGAAAAAGACCAACCACAGATTGCAAAGGCCGCAACAAACGATGCTTCCGTGCGACTATATCAGGCCAGTCGTGGCCATAGAGCTACAAAATGTAGACAAGTGGCGGCAATGCTGACGAAGCTGCAAATCTCGACATCCGGTCATCAGTGCCATTTAATCGCCAGAATTCCCTGATTTTTCAGCTCTGGGGCACCGTGTCCGATCACGGATCGTAGTGGTATCCAGTAGCGGTTTGTCCCCGAACGAAACAACTCAAGAAACGTTACGTAGAGGCGATAGAAAATATGCCGACCGGTCGAAATACCCTTTCGCTTCAGATTGTTGCTTCTCTGATCATCCTTTTCGGCGTGGGTCTGATCAGCCTGTTCATAGTGGGCCAGAACGCGATCAGTTTGACGGACGACACGTCTCTTGCCCGCGAGGAGCGTTTTGCCGAACGCCATTTGGCAGCGGCGATCGCTGTCATTCCGCAACAGCAGCGAAGTGCTACCGTCTGGGATGAAGCAATCGTGAATACCGTCGCGCGCAACCAGAAATGGATGGACGAAAACCTCGGTGTCTGGATGCAGGAATACTTCGGGCACAACGAAAACTACGTTCTCGATCAGACAAACGCGCCTATCTTTGCCTCTGTTCTGGGGGAGGTTCGGCCCCCGGAGACCTATCAGGAGCGCGCAGAGGTCATCGCACCCGTGGTCACCCAACTGCGCGAGATCATGGCCGAGGTCAGCGTCGGGGAAGACAACCCCTTCGAGGCACTGGCCGAGGTTGCGGTCGTCTTTCCCCTGCAGTTCGGCGAAGAGGTGGCCATCGTCAGTGCCGTGCCGATCATTTCCGATTCCGGCGAAATTGCACAGGTGCCGGGCACCGAAGCGGTGCATGTCGCCGTGCGTTACGTTGATGCGAAACTCGCCCAGGAAATAGGGCTGCCGATCGAGCTCGTGGATGCGGCATTCGAGACATCAAGGCCGGCCGAAGACCTTGCAAGCACCCCGGTGATCGGACCGGAGGGCGAGGTGCTCTCCTGGCTTGTCTGGAAACCCATGCGCCCCGGAACGGACCTTTTCATGAGCATGCTGCCGGTGCTGCTGACGGCGGGGCTTGTAGCCGGGGGCATGCTTTTGTGGATGATACGGCGTTTGCTGCGGGTTTCGGGCCAACTGCAAGCCAGCGAAGCGCAGGCCCGTCTGGATGTCGCAGCACTGAAGCAAGCACGAGAAGCAGCAGACGCGGCAGATCGCGCCAAGATGAACTTCATCAGCATTGTCAGTCACGAACTCAGGACACCGTTGACGGTGATCCTTGGCTACGCCCGACTTGGGAAAAACGTTCGCCTGATGCCCGCGGCGCGACGATTGGACGATATCCTCCAGCACGAGCATGTCGAGGCAGGGCTTATCCGCAAAAGTGTCGAAGAGGTAATGCAGCTCGCGGACACAACATTGGAAAAGATCGAGCGGTCAGGCGAACACCTGCTGTTCCTCGTCAACCAGCTGCTGGACTACGCCAAGATGGAGACCGGCCGCCTGGAGGTCGATCCGGAAATTTGCGAGGTCCAAGAGGTTCTTGAACCTGTTGTGGAGCAAATGAGAGTGCTCACGGATGAAAAGGACTTGAGCCTCGAGATGCATATTCCGCGCTGTCGCATGCTGGCCGACGTCACGCGCACACGGCAGATCCTGATCAACCTGATGGGCAACGCGATCAAATTCACGGATGAAGGGAAGGTTTCTGTCGTCGTCACCGAAACGGAAGACAAGATTCACATCGCCGTGAGCGATACCGGACCGGGGATCGAGCCCGAAGAACTCGACAAGATATTCGAAGCGTTCCATCAGGCCGATCTCACGCTTTCCCGCAGTGCCGTGGGAACCGGGCTGGGCCTGTCCGTGGCGAAAGAGCTGGCGCGCCTCGAAGGTGGCACCATCCGCGTGACCAGTGAGGTCGGTATTGGCAGTACATTCACCCTTTCGCTGCCGAGAGAGACGGAGCCGGTCCTGGATAAGGCCGCTTGATAGAGGGGGCAGATCCCTGCATCGTGACGCTTGGCGCGCGATGCAGGGGGGTGATGGAACCCCGTGTTTCGGATTTCCTGCCAAGGAGGCGCAGGGCCGAAGCGCGAAGTGTGATTTCTAATAATTTTTGACTGTGCCCCGCGCCCGCGGCGGATGTCTGTAGCCCGTCCGGTGCATCGCAGGCAGATCGTTCGGCTGATCGGAACTCCACGATAAACGGCCCTGTGCAGGGTTTCACACGCGCCGCGCAAGGACGATGGTTTGTCGTTACGACGCCTTCAAACCTGCGCCGCAGGTGCGAGCGCCGCGTGCAGGGCGTCGCCGGCTCCGTCCATGGCCTCGGCCAGAAGTGCTGCGGTTGTCGGGCCGAGCGTGAACCCTTGGTGCCCGTGGCCGAAATTCACCCAGAGCCCGGACTGGCCGGGAACCGCCCCGACCATGGGCAGCATCCCCGGCAGGCAGGGCCGGGTGCCGAACCACTCCGATCCGGTGATCCGCGGGCCAAGCGTGACAAGATCGCTGACGCCCCTCTCGCCGCGGGCCAGCTGCGCCGGGTTCGCGGGTGTGTCCGGTGGCACGAGCGCCGCGCCGGTGGTCATCCGAAGGCCGGCGCGCATCGATGCCAGAACCACGCCATTGTCAGTGTCCAGAAAGGGCCGCCGAAAGGTAAGCGGGGCATCGTAATGGGCGTGATACCCCCGTTTGAGCACCATCGGAATCCGCAGACCGAAGCGCCGCAAGGCGACCCCCGTCCAGGGGCCAAGGCAAAGCACGGCGGCGGCCCCGCTGATCACACCCTCCGGCCCTTCGATGCTCCAGCCGCTGGCCGTTCTTTTCAGGGTCTCGGCATCGGCAATCACGATGCGCCCGCCGCGCTGCTCGAAAAGCGCGGCATAGGCCAGTGTCAGGGCACCGGGATCAGAGACGCTCCAGCTGTCGGGAAAATGGATGGCGCCCGCAGGATCACTCTGGAGTGCCGGTTCCTCGCGGCGCCACTCCGACCCGCTATAGACGCGGGACCGGACGCCGTATGCCCCGGCCAGATGGGCGGCGTTGCGACACTCCTGATCGAATTTCGCGGCGTTCCGGAAGACAAGGGCAATCCCCTGCCGTGCAACGAGATTTTCCGATCCGGAGGCCGCGATGAGGGGGGCATGATCGTCTGTCGCGCGCGATGTCAGGCGGGCATAGACCGCGCCCACCCGCGCGTGGCGGTCGGGTGCCGACGCGCGCCAGTAACGCCAGAGCGCGGGCGCCATGGAGGCAATCCCCGACAGGGACCATGTGACGTCATTTCTCTGCCCCAGCGCATGGCGAAGCAGGTCCAGCGGCGCCCGCGGCATGGGGTAGGGCTCGGCGGCCTCGGCCTGGATCACCCCGGCGTTGCCATGGCTTGTCTCTTGTCCCGGCGCACGGCGGTCCGCCAGCGTCACCGCGTGGCCACGTTCCTGCAAGGCAAGCGCCGTCGAAACACCGACCATTCCGGCCCCGATCACCAAGATTTCGGCCATGCCACGTCTCCTTCGCTCTGGCAGAACGCCTGTCAGATCTTTGCGATGACGGTTATCTCGACCCTCGCCTCGATCATCAACCCGCTGAGCACGGTTGTCCGCACCGGAAGCGGATCGGCAAAATGCTCGGCATAGACTGCGTTGAATGCCGCGAAATCGGCTTTGTCCGTCAGGAAGCAGGTGCAGGACACCACATCGGACAGGCCAAGGCCCTCGCCGGCGAGGGTCGTCTTGATCCGGTCGAGACAGTTGCGGGTCTGCGCCTCGATCCCGTCGGGGATCGTGCCGTCGGGCGCGAAGCCCAGTTCGCCGGACAGAAACAGCAGATCATCGACGCGGCGCGTCTTCGAAAACGGGAGAATTGGAACAGCGGTCATGGGTATCCTTGGTTTGGCTAGTGTGTCGTGTAAGTTCAGTCGAGGCTTGTCTGCGCATCGGTGCGCGGAGCCACGGGGCCCTCGGCCCAGCGGGCGGCAAGATGCACGAGGATGATGATCATCGCGATCGGTACGATCACGGCGATCCACACCATCGCGATGCCGAGCGTGTCCATCGTGAGCGCCGCCTGCCGCGCGAGATAGCCGCGCGCAAAGCCGCCGCGCAGACCGACGAAGCAGAAGTAGACCGTCGGCAGGACGAACGTCAGTACGGCGGCGCTTTGCAGGGCTTCGGCCATCAGGCCCATCCAGTTCGGGCGTGCGGGAAACACGCTCGCCATCAGCACCGCGTCCGACCGCGTCTTGAACGACAGGGTTGCCCCCAGAAGGCCGGTCCAGACCATCATGTAGCGGGCCACGTCCTCGGTCCAGACGGGCGGTGACGAAAAGCCGTAGCGCGCGATGACCTGTATCATCACGGTGATGAACATGCCCGCAACGGCTGCCACGGCCACGCCGCGCGCGATACGGTGCAGAAGGTCACTGAGGCCGGTGATGAAAGCACGCATGGCGGATACTGTTTGTCGGCAAAGGCGCGCCCCGCCCGGTGCGGGACGCGCGAAATGGTATCAGCGTGCGTCGGCGGCGAGGGTCTTCCATGCGGCGACATCGTCGGAGGGCATCAGATCGGAGTCGTAGACCGCCTGCGACTTTTCCCGAAACGCCGCGCGTTCGTCCGCATCGAGCCTTTGGACCGTGACGCCGGCGGCTTCGAGCGCTTCGAGCGAGGAGACCGACACGCCGTCCAGCCACGCTTGCGTAGCGGCATCGGCCGTTTCGACCGCCGCGTCCACGGCTGCGCGTTCCTCGTCGCTGAGGCCGTCATACCACATCTTCGACACCAGAACGGCGCGCGCGGGGATGATGACACCCGCATCCGCGTAGTTCTTCACGAAATCGGTCTGGCCGAACATGATCGGCACGAAGGGCGAGTTCAGGTAGCCGTCGATCACACCGGTCTGAAGGCCCGCAGGCACTTCGCCCCAGGGCACGATGGTGCCCGAGCTGCCCCACGCCTCGTACATGGCGATCTGCGCATCGTCGAGCGCGCGCATCCGCAGGTCCGCCATGTCCTCCGGGCTGCGCACCGCCTTGTCGGTGGTGATGATGCCGGAGGAGGGGCCAAGCGGCGCGATGGCCAGCAGCATCGCGTCCTGCGCGGCCAGCGCCTCGTTCTGGCGGGCGATGACGCCGCCTTCCCTCAGCGCGCGCTGCATGTGGGCTGCATCGTCGAATAGATACGGCAGGCGCAGCCCGTAGACGAATGGTTCGACCTGCGCGACCGAGCGCACGTCGGACAGCGATACCTCGAGCAGGCCTGTCGTGACCTGATCGAACTTCTCGGCCTCGTTGCCGACGGCACCGCGTGGCATTTCGCGGACCTCGAAGCCGGCCTTGGTGAGCTCCGCGCCAAAGGTCGCGGCCCAATTGTAGGACCCGGAGGTTTCCAGATCGGGGGCGCTGTCCAGCGCGATCTTGACTTCGGCGGTGGCGGCTGTGGCCGTCGCCATCAGGGCCGACAGGGCCAGGGCTTTTATGTTCATCGTGTTTCCTCCCAGGGTTTCATCAATTTACGGAAAATCCGGCCAGTCTCGGCACGGTCAGGCTCAGCTCCGGCCAGTAGGCCAGCGCCAGAAGCAGCAGGATCTGCACCACCACGAAGGGCAGCGCGGCATAGGCCAGACGCCAGTAGTTCAGCTCGGTCAGGGCGGCGACGACGACAAGGCATTTGCCCAGCGGCGGCGTGATCAGGCCCACGCACAGGTTGAAGCACAGCACGATGCCCAGATGCACCGGGTCGATCCCCTGCGCGAGCGCCTGCGGCGCGAACAGCGGGATCAGCAGCGTCATGGCGACGGGGGTGTCCATGAACATGCCCGCGATCAGGAAGATGCCCACGAGGAAGAACAGGTAGCGCGTACCGGTCAGACCGATCGATTCGACCCATTCGGCCAGCATCTGCGACCAGCCCATCTGGCCCGCAAGAAAGCCGAGCACCGAAATCGCCGCGAGAATGATGAAAATCGTCCCGGTCAGGCGCGCGGTCGCGTCGAGCGCGTCGAACAGCATCCGCCATGACAGGCCCGTGTAGAACTGCCCGGCGATCAGGGCGAAGAGCACCGCGATGGCGGAACCTTCGGTCGGCGTGGCCAGCCCCAGCACCAGCGAGCCGAGGATCACCACCGGCAAGAGCAGCGCGGGCGCCGCGCGGCGCAGGCTTGGCCAGAAGGCGGGCACATCCGCTGCAACGCCGCCGGGATGGTTGCCGATGCGCGCCAGCACCGCGTTGAGGACCATCAGCGAGACCGCCAGCAGGATGCCCGGCACGATGCCGGCGGCGAACAGCGCCGCGACGGAAGCGCCGGTCAGACCGCCATAGATGATCATGATGATCGAGGGCGGAATGATCGGCCCGATCATCGACGAGGCCGCGGTGATCGCCCCCGCGTAATAGGGGCTGTAGCCGCGTTCGACCATCTCGGGGACGAAGGTGCGCGACAGCGCCGCGCTGTCGGCAATGGCCGAGCCAGATATCCCGGCGAAGAAGACGCTGGTCAGGATGTTCACATGGCCCAGGCCGCCCCGGAACCGCCCGACCACGGACAGCGCGAAGTCGATGAGGCTGCGGGTCACACCGGCGCGGGTCATGATCTCGGCCGTCAGGATGAACAGGGGCATCGCCATGAAGGCAAAGACATCCAGCTGTGCAAAGATGCGCTGCGGCAGGATCGACAGGAACTGCGCCTTGCCAGCCATGACAAAGGACAGCACGGACACCGCCCCCATGAGGTAGGCAAATGCGGTTCCGCTGATCAGCAGCAGCACGAAGACGGCAGGGATGGGCCACATGGTTGCTGCTTCCTCTTAAACGGCTGTTTTGATCTCGGGACCGTCCGCCGAGGTGGTCAACGGCGGATGGGTCACGATCGAGCGCAGGTCGACAGTGCTTCGGTGCAGGGCATCGGTGTCGGGGCGTGGCCTAGCGGTCTGCGGATCCCCGGCAAGAAACGCCTCGACACTGCGCGCCGCCGCCAGAAGCCCGACATCGCCGCGCACCGGTCCGATCATCTGCAGACCGAAGGGCAAACCGGCCCCGTCGCGCCCTGTCGGCAGCGAGATCACCGGCCCGCCGCTCATCGAGCCGCGGTAGGTCAGCGCAAGCCAGCGGTAGTAGATGTCCATTTCCGTGCCGTCGATGCTGGCCGGATAGGCGTCGGTCCAGGGGAAGGGCGAGACGGGCGAGGTGGGCACAAGGATCGCATCCAGCCCCTCCATACGCCCATTGAAACGGCGCAGGATGCGTGTCTGCTCCATATGCGCCCAGGCGCGGTCCGCCAGAGTCATCGTGCGGCCCAGTTCCACGTTGCTGTGGATATGCGGGCCAAAATCTTCGGGTGCGGTCCGGACGGCCTCGCCGAACCCGGCCAGAAAGCTCTCGGCCCGAAGGATGTCGAAAGCACGGTCCATCTCTCCGAGGTTCAGATCGACCTCGCGGCATTCGCCGAGATGCGGGGCAAGCGCTGCGACCCGCGCGCGGAAGGTGGCGCGGATATCCGGATCGACGGGCGCGCCGCCGAAATCCTCGCTGATGCCCAGCCGCAGCGACGACAGGGGGGCGTCGGGAATGGCATCGAAGCGGGCAGGGGACGACGGGCACGACAGCGGATCGCCCGCATCGAAGCCGTGACAGGCGCGCAGCATGAGGATCAGGTCGTCCACGTCCCGCGCCATCGGCCCCAGAACCGAAATGGCCGACCAGCCCACTGGGCGTGTGGGGTGTGCGATCACATCGACCGACGGGCGATAGCCGACGATCCCGCACAGGGCGGCGGGAAGGCGCAGCGACCCTCCGGTATCCGAGCCCGTGCAGAGCGGCAGCAGGTCCGCCGCCAGAGCCGCCGCCGACCCGCCCGAAGATCCGCCCGCCACCAGCGCAGGGTTGAACGGGTTTCCCGTCGCCCCCCAGACAGGGTTGCGCGTGTTGCCGCCCGCGCCCAGTTCGGGCACGTTCGTCTTGGCCAGAACGATGGCACCTTCGGCGCGCAGCCGTGCGACCATCGGAAGGTCGGCCTTCGGGGTGTTGCCCCGCGCGCGCGGGCTGCCATGGGTTGTCAGCAAACCAGCGGTGTCCTGCAGATCCTTGACCCCGATCGGCAGCCCGTCGAGCATCCCGCGGGGCGCCCCGTTCTGCCAGCGGCGCGTGGCCTGCGCGGCCTCGACAACCGCGCGCTCGGTATTGAAGGCGGTCAGCGCATTGAGCGCGGGGTTCAACGCGGAAATGCGGTCCAGACAGGCTTCGAGAAACGCGCTGGGCGTCAGGGAGCCACTGGCGAAGGCGGCCATGATCTGCCGTGCGGACATCTGTGTCGGATCGCTGTGCGTCATTTCCCCCGAGCCTCGGCGGCTCGCCTCTTCTTTAACTTTGGGTAAGCCTACAGCACGATTTTTCGGCGGGATAATGAATTTAAAGAAGAAAACATTAACCAAATGGAATGGTTTATCTCTGCGAAGCGGCCTGGATCAGGCATTTGCGGAACAGGCTTGCCGGGCTGTTCTGGTCGGCCCCGTCGCTACGCCAGAAACAGCGCACTTCCGACAGGAGCCCTTCGGTATCGAGCGGCAGGATCACCAGATCCCCCCGTGCCGCGAAGGTCCGCGCGAGGCTGGCGGGAAAGAACCCGAGTGCCTCGGTATGCTTGAGCAGCTCGATATTCAGCGACAGCGCCGAAGACGCGATGATATTGACGGGCGGCGCGAGGCCATGACCGGCGAACATCGCCTCCATCGCCCGGCGGGCGACCGAATTGGCCTGCGGCAGGATCCACGGGCAGTCGGTCGCCTGTGCCCATGTCATCTTCTCGACATTGGCCAGCGGATGCGCGGGGCCGCCGACCACCACGACAGGGTCGCTGAACAGCATGGTCTGATCCACACCTTCCAGCGTGTCCGGCTGCCATATGCGTGCGATCAGCAGGTCAATTTGCCCGGCTTCGAGCAGCGGAAACAGCGAGACGAAATGCCCCTCGCTGATGACAACGTTCGACCGGGGGGCGCTGCGCTTGAACAGGCTGATGGCGCCCGGCAACAGTATCGGCGCGACCGACGCCACCACCCCGACCTGCACCGGCCCCGACGCTCCGCTGGCCATGGCATCAAGGTCAAAGGCCGCGCGGTCGATCTGGCCCAGCACGATACGGGCATGTTCCGCAAGGCGCTCACCTATCGGCGTCAGGAACAGGCGATTGCGCTCGCGGGTCACGATCGGCGCGCCCGCGATGTGTTCGAGTTCGTTGATCTGCTTGGAAACCGCCGGCTGCGTCACGTTCAGCGCTTGCGCCACGCGGGCGACAAGCTTGTGCTCGGCAAGACCAGCAATCACCCGCAGGTGGCGCAGGCTGAGCCGCTTTATGAAGTGGTCGCTGTGGATATCGTATCTCCTCGCACGCGTCCGGTCCGCGACCGTGAGGCAAAAGCAAAACGCAGGGCGTGCAATTTCGGTGTGCACCACGGCACCTGTGCAGCCAGCGGCAGTGTCGCGCGACCGGTGTGGCCGGGCAACACCAAAATGCCCTTAGCCTCGGCTTGCCGGGTCTGGCGATTGCGTTGATCGGGGGGGCGTTTGTCCCTCTCATCCATCTCCTTTCCGCGCTCGATTCACGCCAGTTTCCAGACGGTGGGCGGTGCCGGCAGGGCTGCTTCTGGATGGGGTAAGCCCGGGGGCCTTGATGCAAAGGATGCGATTGTCCTAAGCTTGGACCTGAAAACAAGCGTTGGAGTGAACTATGTCTGCAAAGATCATCACCCTTTCCGCCACCGTTCTTGCCGTTGGTTTGGCCACGCCCACGATCGCCGAGAGTACGGGCGAATTGGTCCTCACCATAGCAGGCGAAGAAGAGGTCATTCCGCTTTGGGGAACACAAAGCGACTGGAGCGGCAGCGCAAACTGGCCCTCCATCAACATTTACGCCCGTTCTTTCAACGAGGATGGCGAGGATCCGCTGGTCGTGACCTTGGGCTTCGACGCTCCGGGCTGGACGCCGAGCCAAGCGGAAATGCGGCTGTCCCGCTACGAGGGGGGGGACGCGGTTCTCAAGCTGTTCGCCAATGAAGACGAGGAGGATGGCGGGCTGGCCGTGAAACTGGACAGTCACGCGCTGGAGGGTACACTGATGAGCCTAACCGGTAGCGTGACCGGGACGCTCGGTACGTCAGACAACTATGGGCGCGACATCGACCTGTCGGACGGCATCCCGGTCGATGGCGTCTTCACAGTAACACTTGAAGAGTTGGACTGACCAACGCGGTTGCGCGCAACGTCTTGCGTTGTTTGGGCAGGCCCAAAAGGGGCATGGACACGCTGGCTCAAGCCAGTGCTTCACAGATTACCCATACGCCTGTGCCCTCCATGAAGGACCGATGTATCGGACCTTGCGCGATTGGCATGAACGGCCCCTATGGGGGCATCTGCTTTGCCGCCACCAACTGCCGAAGCTGTCGGATCGCGCCCCGTTGCTTTCGATTGCGCAGCGGCCAACGCGGCACCGTTCAAGCCTTGCCTAAGGCTGCGCTTGCCCCACGCGGCAGCCCTCCCATTTCTGGAAATTGTGCCTCCGACAGGCGTCCAGATTGATTCAAGCTATAATTGAAAGTCGGAAAATTCTTGCGCCAGTTCAAATTGCAGGAATGCCCATGCCTGAACGCATCGCGCTGAAATTACGAAGGAAATTTTATTCAACGGCCCCTGCGGCGATGCCGTGAACGATCCGTTGCGCAATAATAGACGCGAGACTGACGACGGGCTAAACTGCCCGGAGGAGAATATTGGGTGCCTGCATTGCTGATGCCCTTCCTGCGAACCGAATTTTTGAAACGTGATGAGATAGCTAATGGCGCGAATACTTACTGAAGACACCGTCTGGGAAACAGGACAAACGATCGTTCTTTCGGACGATAATCAGATTGCACCGGGGGTGACGCTCACGATCGAGCCGGGTGTCACCATAGAGGGAAATGGCTACTCCATCTCGGCGTTCGGCACGCTGACAGCCTTGGGTTCTCAGGATGCGAAAATCACCTTCGATGATGTGATCATCGCCTTCGGGACAGACTACAGAACGCCGGGGCGGATCGATATCGATCAAGCGACAATCTCCGGCGGGGTGTTTTTGCCGTTCCGAACCGGAAATTACGGCTCGTTCAGCCTGACCAACAGCCTGATTTCCGGGGCGGATACCACCTATGTGTGGTATCCCAAGGCAGACAGCCTTTTCGAAGGGAATGTTTTCATCAATTCCGGCGGCCTGAGTATCGGCTCTACCTCGGAAGGAAGTGTGTCTATCAGGGACAATGCCTTCATCAACGCCGAGCGCGCTGTGATGGGTACGGCAACGATTGTGGCCTGGACGACGTACGGCGATCCGGTAGACGTTTCCGGCAACACCTTTCTGAGCGATATACCGGCACTTGAAGTCGAGTATTCGCTCAGTCAGATCTCCGGGAGTGACAACTACTTCGGAACAATCGATCCGGCGGAAATCGACGCATTGATCCTCGACAAGAGAGACGATCTTTCACGTCCCAGCATCATCGGCTTCGAGCCGGCGGCAATTGCTCCGAATGACGCCGTGATAAGCGCCATGATCAATGCCGGCATCACGACACCGCTGTCCCTGACGGGTACTGCCGGCGACGATCGTCTTCTCGGCGCAAGC
Above is a window of Sulfitobacter sp. HNIBRBA3233 DNA encoding:
- a CDS encoding MlaD family protein, encoding METRANYILIGAFTLLGIIGSLVFAVWLSSVQLDRQYAYYGILFEDVSGLDSSGDVVFNGINVGRVIEVRIYDPDTTKVYVGIEVYATTPVRENTVAQLSSSGVTGVAYISLSNKSADAPPLTSEDGMPPIIPSRRSTVRQLVEDAPDLLSEATDLMRQFQQIAGPENQAYVKNILSNLSDASGGLDRALADFSEITKTVADATEQIAGFGERLDTLGEAAGTTLSNVDNTLASATGALDSAKAAIDTTDTAIGSAGAAFAQAEAIMRDQVPQIVAQISQTVDALNRAVADVSERSVTTLDGFDRTAALLNARLQELEQTLSDASTSFTSVTDASETVSSLFAGDGTVLVAEAREVLASAQSAISTIEAVVNQDVPAVVEDIRSAVSSASVAVDNAARDLTDFTAGLTPLTDDTRTAVNAATEWFERANSTLTSIDRSVVAADRALRSAEVAFDSADEVISTDLGPVLADIRVATDQIGGAASRISEDLPQISTDLRALIRRADDVVAQVQTTVSAAAPGIRDFTSNGLNDLGRLSAEARALVNSLETLVRRIERDPARFLLDDRVPEYRR
- a CDS encoding ABC-type transport auxiliary lipoprotein family protein, translated to MNITTLSRRAVILGAAASLGGCSALSSLNEAARPLDTYDLSPAAGSSAGRRSGQTLVVALPNAPASVATDRIMVKPSAAAVTYLPEARWSDELPALVQSLLVRSIAGTGRMGYVGPAQAGPVPDLALLSRIDAFQVEITGETVTAKIDISLSLLRDRDQSVIKTAAFQDEAVATDDSPAAIVAAFQAMLDTLLPQMATWSAGG
- a CDS encoding sensor histidine kinase, whose translation is MPTGRNTLSLQIVASLIILFGVGLISLFIVGQNAISLTDDTSLAREERFAERHLAAAIAVIPQQQRSATVWDEAIVNTVARNQKWMDENLGVWMQEYFGHNENYVLDQTNAPIFASVLGEVRPPETYQERAEVIAPVVTQLREIMAEVSVGEDNPFEALAEVAVVFPLQFGEEVAIVSAVPIISDSGEIAQVPGTEAVHVAVRYVDAKLAQEIGLPIELVDAAFETSRPAEDLASTPVIGPEGEVLSWLVWKPMRPGTDLFMSMLPVLLTAGLVAGGMLLWMIRRLLRVSGQLQASEAQARLDVAALKQAREAADAADRAKMNFISIVSHELRTPLTVILGYARLGKNVRLMPAARRLDDILQHEHVEAGLIRKSVEEVMQLADTTLEKIERSGEHLLFLVNQLLDYAKMETGRLEVDPEICEVQEVLEPVVEQMRVLTDEKDLSLEMHIPRCRMLADVTRTRQILINLMGNAIKFTDEGKVSVVVTETEDKIHIAVSDTGPGIEPEELDKIFEAFHQADLTLSRSAVGTGLGLSVAKELARLEGGTIRVTSEVGIGSTFTLSLPRETEPVLDKAA
- a CDS encoding NAD(P)/FAD-dependent oxidoreductase, whose translation is MAEILVIGAGMVGVSTALALQERGHAVTLADRRAPGQETSHGNAGVIQAEAAEPYPMPRAPLDLLRHALGQRNDVTWSLSGIASMAPALWRYWRASAPDRHARVGAVYARLTSRATDDHAPLIAASGSENLVARQGIALVFRNAAKFDQECRNAAHLAGAYGVRSRVYSGSEWRREEPALQSDPAGAIHFPDSWSVSDPGALTLAYAALFEQRGGRIVIADAETLKRTASGWSIEGPEGVISGAAAVLCLGPWTGVALRRFGLRIPMVLKRGYHAHYDAPLTFRRPFLDTDNGVVLASMRAGLRMTTGAALVPPDTPANPAQLARGERGVSDLVTLGPRITGSEWFGTRPCLPGMLPMVGAVPGQSGLWVNFGHGHQGFTLGPTTAALLAEAMDGAGDALHAALAPAAQV
- a CDS encoding RidA family protein, giving the protein MTAVPILPFSKTRRVDDLLFLSGELGFAPDGTIPDGIEAQTRNCLDRIKTTLAGEGLGLSDVVSCTCFLTDKADFAAFNAVYAEHFADPLPVRTTVLSGLMIEARVEITVIAKI
- a CDS encoding TRAP transporter small permease, whose translation is MRAFITGLSDLLHRIARGVAVAAVAGMFITVMIQVIARYGFSSPPVWTEDVARYMMVWTGLLGATLSFKTRSDAVLMASVFPARPNWMGLMAEALQSAAVLTFVLPTVYFCFVGLRGGFARGYLARQAALTMDTLGIAMVWIAVIVPIAMIIILVHLAARWAEGPVAPRTDAQTSLD